One Tetrapisispora phaffii CBS 4417 chromosome 2, complete genome genomic region harbors:
- the APS1 gene encoding Aps1p (similar to Saccharomyces cerevisiae APS1 (YLR170C); ancestral locus Anc_1.388) yields MANIKYMLLISRQGKLRLQKWYTAIAAKEKTKIVKALTSIILARKKKMCNIVEYGDHKVVYRRYASLYFICGISQNSDNELLTLEIVHRYVETMDTYFGNVCELDIIFNFEKAYNILDEMIMCDGSITETSKSNVLNNIKTMDILENNDNLDRVLS; encoded by the coding sequence ATGGCAAACATCAAATATATGCTATTAATCTCTCGACAAGGGAAGTTAAGATTACAGAAATGGTACACTGCAATTGCTGCCAAAGAGAAGACAAAGATAGTGAAGGCATTAACGTCGATAATACTAGCACgtaagaagaagatgtGCAATATAGTTGAATATGGTGATCATAAGGTAGTCTATCGAAGATACGCGAgtttatatttcatatGTGGTATAAGTCAAAACTCTGACAATGAATTATTGACTTTGGAGATCGTTCATAGATATGTAGAGACTATGGATACATATTTTGGTAATGTTTGTGAATTGgatataattttcaattttgagaaagcatataatatattagaCGAAATGATAATGTGTGATGGGTCAATCACTGAAACAAGTAAGAGTAATGTTCTGAACAATATCAAAACCATGGATATTCTTGAGAATAATGATAATCTAGATAGAGTTTTAAGTTAA
- the DPH5 gene encoding diphthine synthase (similar to Saccharomyces cerevisiae DPH5 (YLR172C); ancestral locus Anc_1.387) yields MLYLIGLGLSYKSDITVRGLEAVRKCSAVYLEHYTSILMAASKEELEEYYGSEVILADRELVETGSEIILRDAREKDVAFLVVGDPFGATTHTDLVLRAKRENIPVEIIHNASVMNAVGACGLQLYNFGQTISMVFFTDSWRPDSWYEKILENRKIGLHTLVLLDIKVKEQSIENMARGRLIYEPPRYMSISQCCEQLLEIEEVKGTKAYTPDTPAVAISRLGSDRQTFKSGTIKELSEYDSGEPLHSLVLLGRQCHELELEYLLEFCDDREKFKNDVIKDQEFFKPAPWVPPVEEDDD; encoded by the coding sequence ATGTTATATTTGATCGGTCTGGGGTTATCATACAAATCTGATATCACAGTTCGTGGTTTAGAAGCTGTTAGAAAATGTTCTGCTGTTTATTTAGAACATTACACTAGTATTCTAATGGCTGCTTCTAAGGAAGAGTTGGAAGAATATTATGGCAGTGAAGTTATATTGGCTGATAGAGAACTGGTCGAGACGGGTTCTGAGATTATTTTAAGAGATGCTAGGGAAAAAGATGTTGCATTCTTAGTTGTTGGTGATCCATTCGGTGCTACCACTCACACTGACTTGGTATTAAGAGCTAAACGTGAAAATATCCCTGTGGAAATAATTCATAACGCTTCTGTCATGAATGCTGTAGGTGCTTGTGGCTTACAATTATACAATTTTGGTCAAACAATTTCAATGGTTTTTTTCACTGATAGTTGGAGACCTGACTCGTGGTATGAAAAAATCCTAGAAAACAGAAAGATTGGTTTACACACTTTGGTGTTATTAGACATAAAGGTAAAAGAACAAAGTATTGAAAACATGGCCCGTGGTCGATTAATTTACGAACCTCCACGTTACATGTCAATTTCACAATGCTGTGAGCAACTACTTGAGATTGAAGAAGTTAAAGGTACCAAAGCTTATACTCCTGACACACCAGCTGTTGCTATTAGCAGGTTGGGTTCTGATAGACAAACCTTCAAATCCGGTACCATTAAGGAATTGTCCGAATATGATTCCGGCGAGCCATTGCATTCTCTAGTTCTTTTAGGTAGACAATGTCATGAATTGGAGTTAGAATATCTATTAGAATTCTGTGATGACCGAGAGAAATTCAAGAACGACGTTATCAAGGACCAAGAATTCTTTAAACCTGCTCCTTGGGTACCACCTGTCGAAGAAGATGACGATTAA
- the TPHA0B03590 gene encoding uncharacterized protein (ancestral locus Anc_1.385) has product MFIDYSSLTRYKEINDIFLSQCTILMKFYDEKTIQSKLEFIIREFESLDLNVPDAVFFMDESQLEQFLYLTLCNNQMKQAYDVIIRCPTLYLVEPDFLSPIKYKEYYIFQIELCKQVKDLRKEYRYLRIKIFENVKNLIISLVPNMSSDLDNFENLNTLQKILFKFHSEISSFPYEVPDVKFDIPNIRNENTLELINKYGNQIKRFNFYNFMFMTVPSDLGNYNFSNNDIKLLKTKHKINITFQYKNKEEVKLFPYTFDNDDQYKDEKCENVSICKPSSLFSTATEYSKSVNLKPNYNSLLSSDANISGGSALFGNIFESSDDPIIFTDDDLVVKEISLQKNNEINILNLKTSLPSSTLKPTYNLVSSNNTSYNRSESLPYKRNYHCTSEKENEIIITPRNQTLNDVTLNSHNTNILRDKKNLQEQMVNCKIKSLDEISIKEFIKYKLTRLKIGIVAKSEYVYDNN; this is encoded by the coding sequence ATGTTCATCGATTATTCCAGCTTAACAAGGTATAAAGAgattaatgatatatttttaagtCAATGTACcattttaatgaaattttatgatGAGAAGACAATTCAAAGTAAATTAGAATTTATAATCCGTGAATTCGAATCTTTGGATTTAAATGTGCCAGATGCTGTATTCTTTATGGATGAGTCACAATTGGAAcagtttttatatttaaccCTTTGTAATAACCAAATGAAACAGGCTTATGATGTTATAATTCGTTGTCCAACACTATATTTAGTTGAACCTGACTTTTTATCGCcgataaaatataaagaatattatatatttcaaattgagTTATGTAAACAGGTAAAAGATTTAAGAAAAGAATATCGATATTTGagaattaaaatatttgaaaacgTTAAGAATCTGATAATAAGTTTAGTGCCTAACATGTCCTCTGACttagataattttgaaaatttaaacaCTTTACAAAAGATTTTGTTTAAATTCCATTCAGAAATTAGTTCATTTCCATATGAAGTTCCTGATgtaaaatttgatattccTAATATAAGAAACGAAAATACTTTAGAGttaatcaataaatatggaaatcaaattaaaagGTTTAacttttataattttatgttTATGACAGTGCCCTCTGATTTAggaaattataatttttcaaacaatgacataaaactattaaagacaaaacataaaataaatattacatttcaatataaaaataaagaagaagttaaattatttccATATACTTTTGATAACGATGATCAATATAAAGACGAAAAATGTGaaaatgtttcaatttGTAAACCATCCAGCTTGTTTTCTACTGCCACTGAATATTCTAAGAGCGTAAATTTGAAACCAAATTACAATTCACTTTTATCAAGTGATGCTAATATCAGTGGGGGTAGTGCTTTATTCGGTAACATTTTTGAATCTTCAGACGATCCTATAATATTCACTGATGATGATCTGGTCGTTAAAGAGATAAGTCtccaaaaaaataatgaaattaatattttaaatttaaagacCTCCCTACCAAGTTCTACATTAAAGCCTACATATAATTTAGTCTCTTCCAATAATACTTCATATAACAGAAGTGAAAGTCTTCCTTATAAGAGAAATTATCACTGTACCTCAGAAAaggaaaatgaaataattataacACCAAGAAATCAGACACTGAATGATGTAACTTTGAACTCTCATAACACAAATATCTTACGtgacaaaaaaaatttacaagAACAAATGGtcaattgtaaaataaaaagtttAGATGAAATTTCTATAAAagaattcatcaaatataaactAACGAGATTAAAAATAGGTATAGTCGCAAAGAGCGAATATGTATATGACAACAATTaa